The stretch of DNA AGTTCAATAAACCAGAGCTTGGCAGCATTATTTGCTCTTGTATTTTCGCTAATGTTTATACTTACGCAATTATCAAAAGATCATAACGCTTCAAATAGTCAAGTTGTTAAAATATTTACGCGATACGTTTTTTTATATATTATTAGCTTTGTCGTCGCTATACTTGCACCATTGTTCCTGATGGGAACAAAACAAATACTTGGGATTAAGATTGTTTTGTTTATGGCAGTATGTAATGTTGCGATGTTGATTCCCTTTTTCTGGAGATTTAAAATCACTCTGACTAGCGCAAAATAACTATGATGTATGAAGAATGATTAGTAATTAAACAAGGAGATATAATTTTGAAAGACCTAGCGCAACACGCCCTTAACGTGGCCGAGCTGGCCGGGGCCAGCTACGCCGACATCCGCATCATCAACGAGGACTCCGAGCGGGTGGAGGTCAAGGACGGCCAGGTGGGCAGCATCAACCGGCGGACCTCCGGGGGCTTCGGCATCCGGGTTATCGCCAACGGGGCCTGGGGCTTCGCCTCCAGCCCCAAAATAGACAAGGCCGAGATCGAGCGGGTGGCCAAGCAGGCGGTCAAGGTGGCCCGGGCCAGCGCCCTGCTCAAGATCCGGGACCTGGAACTGGCCCCGGTGGAGAAATACATCGACAAATACGTCACCCCGCACAAGAAGAATCCGCTGGAGGTGCCCCTCGAGGACAAGATCGCCCTGCTGCTGAAGACCGACCAGATCATGCGCAAGGTCAAGGGGGTCAACATCACCGAGTCGCAGATCGCGGCCTGGGTGGAGGACCAGCTTTTCGCCTCGACCATCGGTTCCTTCATCGAACAGCGCATCATCCAATGCGGCGGGGGATACACCGCCACGGCCATCAGGGATGGTGATGTGCAGCACCGTTCCTATCCCTGCTCTCACGACGGACAGTGGGAATCCAACGGCTACGAGATGATCGAGGCCCTGGACTTCCCGGCTCACGCCCAGCAGGCGGCCGAGGAGGCGGTGGCCCTGCTATCGGCGGAGCAGTGCCCCAGCGGCGAGAAGGACATCATCATCGAAGGCTCCCAGCTTTCCCTGCAGATCCACGAATCGGTGGGACATCCCCTGGAGCTGGATCGGGTGTTCGGCAGCGAGGCCAACTTTGCCGGGACCAGCTTTGCCACCACCGACAATCTGGACAAGCTGAAATACGGCTCGGATATCGTCACCATCACCTCCGATCCCACCTGCCCCATGGGGCTGGGCAGTTACGGCTACGATGACGAGGGAGTCAAGGCCCAAAAGAACAACTTGATAAAGAACGGGATGCTGGTCAATTATCTTTCCTCCCGGGAGACCGCCCAGAAGATCGGCAAAGTATCCACCGGGGCCATGAGAGCCGACGGCTGGGGCAACATGCCCATCGTCCGGATGACCTGCATCAACCTGGAGCCGGGCACCAAACCGCTGGAGCAGATCATCTCCGAAACAGACGACGGGATCTACATGGCCACCAACAAGAGTTTTTCCATAGACGACCGGCGCTCCAATTTCCAGTTCGGCACCGAGATCGCCTGGGAGATCAAGAAGGGCAAGCTGGGACAGATGATCAAGAACGCCACCTACACCGGGTTCACCCCGCAATTCTGGAACGCTTGCGACGCCATCGCCGGGCCCAAGGACTGGAAGATATGGGGAACCGCCAACTGCGGCAAGGGGGAGCCCCAGCAGCTGGCCCGCACCGCCCAAGGCTGTTCGCCAAGCCGGTTCCGGAAGATCAAGGTCGGCGTAGTGCCGGGTAAAAAGTAAGCCAGACTGTTTTATAGGACACAGATCAACACGGATTAAATTCCATTAAGATAAAATCAGTGAAAATCGGCGTCCAAAGATAATCAAAAGTATTTATTGGGATGGATCTAAAAATGATGATAGATAAAAATCAAGCCCAGGATATCTGTAAAAAGGCGTTGTCCTTCGTAAAAGAGGGGCAGGCCGAGGTGATCCTGAACCAGGTTGTCAGCCCGCTGACCCGGATCGCCAACAACACCATCCACCAGAACGTGGAGACCTCGGACATAAATATCTCCCTGCGGGTGGATCTCGATAATCGCTCGGGCCGCGCCACCACCAATCAGTTCGATGATGAGTCGCTTAAGAAACTGGCAAAGCAAGCCGTGAATACGGCCAAGGCCATCACCAGCAAGCAGGACCTGCCGCCGTTGGTGGGGCCGCAGAAGTACCGGGAAATTGCCGCCCTGGATAAAAGCTCGGCCTTCATAGAGCCGGAGCAGAGGGCCGAGATGGTGCTGAAGGCCGTCAACCTGGCCAAGCAGGAGAAGGTGGAGTTGGCCGGGCTGGTCAACAATACGCTTTATGTGAACGCCATGGCCAACAG from Candidatus Edwardsbacteria bacterium encodes:
- a CDS encoding TldD/PmbA family protein, which encodes MKDLAQHALNVAELAGASYADIRIINEDSERVEVKDGQVGSINRRTSGGFGIRVIANGAWGFASSPKIDKAEIERVAKQAVKVARASALLKIRDLELAPVEKYIDKYVTPHKKNPLEVPLEDKIALLLKTDQIMRKVKGVNITESQIAAWVEDQLFASTIGSFIEQRIIQCGGGYTATAIRDGDVQHRSYPCSHDGQWESNGYEMIEALDFPAHAQQAAEEAVALLSAEQCPSGEKDIIIEGSQLSLQIHESVGHPLELDRVFGSEANFAGTSFATTDNLDKLKYGSDIVTITSDPTCPMGLGSYGYDDEGVKAQKNNLIKNGMLVNYLSSRETAQKIGKVSTGAMRADGWGNMPIVRMTCINLEPGTKPLEQIISETDDGIYMATNKSFSIDDRRSNFQFGTEIAWEIKKGKLGQMIKNATYTGFTPQFWNACDAIAGPKDWKIWGTANCGKGEPQQLARTAQGCSPSRFRKIKVGVVPGKK